A genome region from Microbacterium profundi includes the following:
- a CDS encoding GntR family transcriptional regulator produces MSATAPAGAAATDAIDRHSAAPMYDQLRQLIIDGITRDGLQPGDPLPGEHRLCERYGISRTVVRQALAQLEHEGLVERVKGKGTFVSRPRTSEALVHTLIGLFDDVERRGGHVHSDILRHERTDADADVAAALEVPVGSAVIALERLRHVDGEPWSLSTTWMPDAVGALTLDVDLSEASLYRVLAEHGIRATDGVRSAEATVATHDQAQRLGVSAGSALLRLRSISRDANGIPIEYFIALHRGDRSRFEFQLRQEQSQASLLHVDGDGGTSRAGTVSL; encoded by the coding sequence ATGTCCGCCACGGCCCCGGCCGGGGCGGCCGCAACCGACGCGATCGACCGGCACTCCGCAGCTCCCATGTACGACCAGCTGCGCCAGCTGATCATCGACGGCATCACCAGGGACGGCCTGCAGCCCGGCGATCCGCTCCCCGGCGAGCACCGGTTGTGCGAGCGCTACGGCATCTCGCGCACGGTCGTACGGCAAGCGCTTGCGCAGCTCGAGCACGAGGGGCTCGTCGAACGAGTCAAGGGCAAGGGCACCTTCGTGTCGCGCCCGCGCACGAGCGAAGCGCTGGTCCACACCCTGATCGGCCTGTTCGACGACGTCGAGCGACGCGGCGGACACGTGCACAGCGACATCCTGCGGCATGAGCGGACGGATGCCGATGCCGACGTCGCCGCAGCTCTCGAGGTGCCCGTCGGGTCTGCGGTCATCGCGCTGGAGCGACTGCGCCACGTCGACGGCGAGCCGTGGTCGCTCTCCACGACATGGATGCCGGATGCCGTCGGCGCCCTGACCCTCGACGTCGATCTGTCCGAGGCCTCGTTGTACCGCGTACTCGCCGAGCACGGCATCCGCGCGACCGACGGCGTCCGCTCGGCTGAAGCGACCGTCGCGACCCACGACCAGGCGCAGCGTCTCGGTGTCAGCGCCGGCTCGGCTCTGCTGCGGCTGCGCAGCATCAGCCGCGATGCGAACGGGATTCCGATCGAGTACTTCATCGCGCTGCACCGTGGCGACCGCTCACGCTTCGAGTTCCAGCTCCGCCAGGAGCAGTCGCAGGCGTCGCTGCTGCACGTCGACGGCGACGGTGGCACGTCACGAGCCGGTACAGTCTCTCTCTGA
- a CDS encoding glycine cleavage system protein R, with protein MTTLILTVAGSDRPGLVSAVADVVDTHGGNWENSQLAELAGVFAGVIQVSVTPEREGDLTSALRALDGLLTVAVHAGSDAAAAAARPISLQVLGNDRPGIVREISGVMQAHGVSIEKIGTETKDAAMAGGRLFEASVTAEVPASADLDALRADLERLTSELQVDITLT; from the coding sequence ATGACCACTCTGATCCTCACCGTCGCCGGATCCGATCGTCCTGGCCTCGTCTCAGCCGTCGCCGACGTCGTCGACACTCACGGCGGCAACTGGGAGAACAGTCAGCTCGCGGAGCTGGCCGGGGTCTTCGCCGGCGTGATCCAGGTGTCGGTGACGCCAGAGCGCGAGGGTGATCTCACCTCGGCGCTGCGCGCCCTCGACGGCCTGCTCACCGTCGCCGTGCATGCGGGGTCGGATGCCGCGGCCGCCGCCGCACGGCCGATATCGCTGCAGGTCCTCGGCAACGACAGGCCTGGCATCGTCCGCGAGATCTCAGGGGTGATGCAGGCGCACGGCGTCAGCATCGAGAAGATCGGCACCGAGACGAAGGATGCCGCGATGGCCGGCGGCCGCCTGTTCGAGGCGTCAGTGACGGCCGAGGTGCCGGCATCCGCCGACCTCGACGCGCTGCGTGCGGATCTCGAGCGCCTCACGTCCGAGCTTCAGGTCGACATCACCCTGACCTGA
- a CDS encoding transaldolase family protein yields the protein MPAAAIAPRLYVDSADTERVSALLAAGVVHGVTTNPTILERGGRAAAEIPSLYSQWVAEGAREIFFQTWGTARDELLRNASTIRGLGDRVAVKVPATAEGFAVASTLVADGATVLITAVYSVAQALAAASIGAAYIAPYLGRLRDAGVDGDALIPEMQAVCAGSTTNVLAASLRSADDIVSLRLAGVPYFTAAPDVLDQVLQHPVSDSSAVEFDAAMGRIGG from the coding sequence ATGCCCGCTGCAGCCATCGCCCCGCGCCTGTATGTCGACAGCGCCGACACCGAGCGCGTCTCCGCTCTGCTGGCGGCCGGGGTGGTGCACGGCGTGACGACCAACCCCACGATTCTCGAGCGCGGAGGCCGTGCGGCGGCCGAGATCCCCTCGCTGTACTCGCAGTGGGTGGCGGAGGGTGCGAGGGAGATCTTCTTCCAGACCTGGGGCACCGCTCGGGACGAGTTGCTCCGCAACGCCTCGACGATCAGAGGACTGGGCGATCGGGTCGCGGTGAAGGTGCCGGCGACCGCCGAGGGCTTCGCGGTCGCGTCGACGCTGGTCGCCGATGGCGCGACCGTTCTCATCACCGCCGTGTACTCGGTGGCGCAGGCGCTCGCCGCGGCGAGTATCGGAGCGGCCTACATCGCGCCGTATCTCGGACGGCTGCGGGATGCCGGCGTCGACGGCGACGCGCTGATCCCCGAGATGCAGGCCGTGTGCGCGGGAAGCACGACGAACGTGCTGGCGGCGAGTCTGCGCTCAGCGGACGACATCGTGTCGCTGCGGCTTGCCGGCGTGCCGTACTTCACGGCGGCACCCGACGTGCTGGATCAGGTGCTGCAGCATCCGGTCAGCGACAGTTCTGCCGTGGAGTTCGACGCCGCCATGGGGCGCATCGGGGGTTGA
- a CDS encoding ribokinase: protein MATPSPEGRNGVVIVGSVTADVTTFSQRLPARGETILGDQFTLMLGGKGANQAVAAGRAGARTSFVGCVGDDLFHDLVVDGLTDAGVDLTHLRTVPGPTGVAHIRVDASAQNDIVMVPLANAELNTAQIDEALDALAPSTSVLLTQLETPSALTAHITARGRELGMTVILDPAPAAPLPAEVWANIDIVTPNETEASILSGIEVTDAATAEQAGRWFLGHGVAAAVITLAAQGSCVVTADGATLVPPLPVEAVDTTAAGDAYAGYLGAALANGASLTDAVRLATAAGALTVTKQGASPSLPVRADVDAFLASRV, encoded by the coding sequence ATGGCCACCCCCTCCCCCGAAGGACGCAACGGCGTCGTCATCGTCGGCAGCGTCACGGCGGATGTGACCACCTTCTCCCAGCGCCTACCCGCGCGCGGAGAGACGATCCTCGGCGACCAGTTCACGCTGATGCTCGGCGGCAAGGGCGCGAACCAGGCCGTGGCGGCCGGCCGCGCGGGGGCGCGAACGAGCTTCGTCGGCTGCGTCGGCGATGATCTCTTCCACGACCTGGTCGTCGACGGGCTGACGGATGCCGGTGTCGACCTCACTCATCTGCGCACGGTTCCCGGCCCCACCGGCGTCGCCCACATCCGCGTCGACGCCTCGGCGCAGAACGACATCGTGATGGTGCCGCTCGCCAACGCCGAGCTGAACACCGCGCAGATCGACGAGGCGCTCGATGCGCTCGCGCCGAGCACCTCCGTGCTGCTGACCCAGCTCGAGACGCCGTCAGCGCTGACCGCGCACATCACCGCCAGGGGCCGCGAGCTCGGCATGACCGTGATCCTCGACCCTGCCCCCGCCGCGCCGCTGCCGGCCGAGGTCTGGGCGAACATCGACATCGTCACGCCGAACGAGACCGAGGCCTCGATCCTCAGCGGCATCGAGGTGACGGATGCCGCGACCGCCGAGCAGGCCGGGCGCTGGTTCCTCGGCCACGGCGTCGCTGCCGCGGTCATCACGCTCGCAGCTCAAGGCTCCTGCGTGGTCACGGCAGACGGTGCGACGCTCGTGCCTCCGCTGCCGGTCGAAGCCGTCGACACCACGGCGGCCGGCGATGCCTACGCCGGCTACCTCGGCGCTGCTCTCGCGAACGGCGCCTCACTCACCGACGCCGTCCGCCTCGCCACGGCCGCCGGCGCACTCACCGTCACGAAGCAGGGCGCCTCGCCGAGCCTGCCCGTCCGTGCAGACGTGGACGCCTTCCTGGCATCCAGAGTCTGA
- a CDS encoding FadR/GntR family transcriptional regulator, with amino-acid sequence MAVTDEAIEKIKAMIVSGELSPGDRLPPEKELSERLGLSRNSMREAVKALEVIRVLDVRRGDGTYVTSLEPHLLLEAISFVADMHDDDSLLEIFAVRRMLESQATGLAATLGTAEGIEALHAELDGIDTDVSVDALVEHDIRFHRDIVRMAGNAYLASLIESLSGQTVRARIWRGLTEQGAVERTLSEHRGIAEAIAQRDPNLATSLATAHIAGIERWLRQAAAVTESGTEA; translated from the coding sequence ATGGCTGTCACCGACGAGGCGATCGAGAAGATCAAGGCGATGATCGTGTCCGGCGAGTTGTCGCCCGGCGATCGTCTTCCACCGGAGAAGGAGCTCTCCGAGCGCCTCGGGCTTTCGCGCAACTCCATGCGCGAAGCGGTGAAGGCGCTCGAAGTCATCCGTGTGCTCGATGTGCGTCGCGGCGACGGCACCTACGTCACCAGCCTCGAGCCGCACCTGCTGCTCGAGGCGATCTCGTTCGTCGCCGACATGCACGACGATGATTCGCTGCTCGAGATCTTCGCGGTCAGGCGGATGCTGGAATCTCAGGCGACCGGGCTCGCCGCCACCCTCGGCACCGCTGAGGGAATCGAGGCGCTGCACGCGGAGCTCGACGGCATCGACACCGACGTCTCAGTCGATGCGCTGGTGGAGCACGACATCCGCTTCCATCGCGATATCGTCCGCATGGCGGGCAACGCCTACCTGGCCAGCCTCATCGAGAGCCTGAGCGGTCAGACCGTGCGCGCACGCATCTGGCGCGGCCTCACAGAGCAAGGCGCGGTCGAGCGCACGCTGTCGGAGCATCGAGGCATCGCCGAGGCGATCGCGCAGCGCGACCCGAACCTCGCCACTTCACTGGCCACCGCGCACATCGCCGGCATCGAGCGCTGGCTGCGCCAGGCCGCGGCCGTGACCGAGAGCGGCACCGAGGCGTAG
- the cds1 gene encoding L-cysteine desulfhydrase Cds1: MTSWTSTAISLLEADANRSADTHLHVFPLPVEWGIDLYLKDESVHPTGSLKHRLARSLLLYGLVNGRINEGTTLVEASSGSTAVSEAYFARMLGLDFVTVVPRSTSPEKIALIEFYGGRCHYVDRAPEMYSEAERLAAECGGHYLDQFSYAERATDWRGNNNIAESVFSQLSRERHPIPEWIVVGAGTGGTSATFGRYVRYRQHSTRVAVVDPEGSAFYGGWSTGAADYTTGTPSRIEGIGRPRVEPSFVPGVIDEMLQIPDAASIAAIRLLKERTLHWAGGSTGTNLVGAFQLISRMRAAGKTGSVVTLICDGGARYAGTYYSDEWVASQGWDLAAHRAQLDRFLETGAWDA, from the coding sequence ATGACCTCCTGGACCAGCACCGCGATCTCCCTGCTGGAAGCCGACGCCAACCGCAGCGCCGACACCCATCTGCACGTCTTCCCGCTGCCGGTCGAGTGGGGCATCGACCTGTACCTCAAGGACGAGTCCGTGCATCCGACCGGCTCGCTCAAGCATCGCCTCGCGCGCTCGCTGCTGCTGTACGGCCTGGTGAACGGACGCATCAACGAGGGCACGACCCTGGTCGAGGCATCCAGCGGATCGACTGCCGTGTCAGAGGCGTACTTCGCACGGATGCTCGGACTCGACTTCGTCACGGTCGTGCCCCGATCGACCAGTCCCGAGAAGATCGCGCTGATCGAGTTCTACGGCGGGCGCTGCCACTACGTCGACCGCGCGCCGGAGATGTACAGCGAGGCCGAGCGTCTTGCCGCCGAGTGCGGCGGGCACTACCTCGACCAGTTCAGCTACGCCGAGCGGGCGACCGACTGGCGCGGCAACAACAACATCGCCGAGAGCGTGTTCAGCCAGCTCTCGCGCGAGCGGCATCCGATCCCGGAATGGATCGTGGTCGGCGCTGGCACCGGCGGAACGAGTGCGACGTTCGGCCGGTATGTGCGCTACCGTCAGCATTCCACCAGGGTGGCCGTGGTCGACCCCGAGGGCTCGGCGTTCTACGGCGGCTGGAGCACCGGTGCCGCCGACTACACGACCGGCACGCCCAGCCGGATCGAGGGCATCGGGCGTCCGCGGGTCGAGCCTTCGTTCGTACCGGGCGTGATCGATGAGATGCTGCAGATCCCGGATGCCGCATCCATCGCCGCCATCCGGCTTCTCAAGGAGCGCACCCTGCACTGGGCAGGCGGCTCGACGGGCACGAACCTCGTGGGGGCGTTCCAGCTGATCTCGCGGATGCGCGCCGCGGGCAAGACGGGCAGCGTCGTCACGCTGATCTGCGACGGCGGCGCCCGCTACGCCGGCACGTACTATTCCGACGAATGGGTCGCATCCCAGGGGTGGGACCTCGCCGCGCACCGCGCCCAACTCGACCGGTTCCTGGAGACCGGCGCATGGGACGCGTGA
- a CDS encoding ABC transporter substrate-binding protein, with translation MKRTRLTTIAGVGTVALLALTACSGGGSDSSAEGGDVELQMVESLTNPARTELLRGLLDDFEAENPGVTVKLVSPPTEQADQTIQQMLQSGSGVDVLEVRDITVGPFSNNGWLYDMTDDLGSWDGWDALTDNAKAAAEGDGESYFVPYGFYGLSLFYRTDLVEEAGFDGPPASWEELLEQASAIQDPANNTYGYAFRGGQNGNTNVVAAIEAYLVDDLDPSDAFRLEDGSTIFAAPEAQDAVDTYFDLFEQGSPPSAVSWGYPEMVAGFTNGSTAFLLQDPEVIATVQDSNLTEDQWDTAPLLTGPDGKAAQPLAVAGWGVAEAGEHKDEAVKLVEFLSSAEPATEFAQANSLVPIIAAASDDEFYSTGPWTSYVTMTENPDTYVNVQQPRGVSWWTEWIQKSDQDVQNVLLGNMTTTELLESWDAYWVEKYASEKG, from the coding sequence ATGAAGCGCACTCGTCTGACGACGATCGCCGGCGTGGGCACAGTCGCCCTGCTGGCTCTGACCGCATGTTCCGGCGGCGGCTCCGATTCCTCCGCTGAGGGCGGCGACGTCGAACTGCAGATGGTCGAGAGTCTGACCAACCCCGCGCGCACCGAGCTGCTGCGCGGCCTGCTCGACGACTTCGAGGCCGAGAACCCCGGCGTCACTGTCAAGCTGGTCTCGCCGCCCACCGAGCAGGCAGACCAGACCATCCAGCAGATGCTGCAGTCCGGCTCCGGTGTCGACGTGCTCGAAGTGCGCGACATCACCGTCGGTCCGTTCTCGAACAACGGGTGGCTGTACGACATGACTGATGACCTGGGGAGCTGGGACGGCTGGGATGCCCTGACCGACAACGCGAAGGCCGCCGCCGAGGGCGACGGCGAGAGCTACTTCGTCCCGTACGGCTTCTACGGCCTATCGCTGTTCTACCGCACCGACCTCGTCGAGGAAGCCGGTTTCGACGGGCCTCCCGCCAGCTGGGAAGAGCTCCTCGAGCAGGCATCCGCCATCCAGGACCCGGCGAACAACACCTACGGGTACGCGTTCCGCGGCGGCCAGAACGGCAACACGAACGTCGTCGCCGCCATCGAGGCGTACCTCGTCGACGACCTCGATCCGAGCGATGCCTTCCGCCTCGAAGACGGTTCGACGATCTTCGCGGCGCCTGAAGCGCAGGATGCCGTCGACACCTACTTCGACCTGTTCGAGCAGGGTTCACCGCCCTCTGCCGTGTCGTGGGGCTACCCCGAGATGGTCGCCGGCTTCACGAACGGCTCGACCGCGTTCCTGCTGCAGGATCCCGAGGTCATCGCCACCGTGCAGGACTCCAACCTCACCGAGGACCAGTGGGACACCGCACCACTGCTGACCGGCCCTGACGGCAAGGCCGCGCAGCCCCTCGCCGTCGCCGGCTGGGGTGTCGCAGAGGCCGGCGAGCACAAGGATGAGGCAGTGAAGCTCGTCGAGTTCCTCTCCTCCGCCGAGCCAGCCACCGAGTTCGCACAGGCCAACAGCCTCGTGCCGATCATCGCCGCCGCATCGGACGACGAGTTCTATTCGACCGGCCCGTGGACCAGCTACGTGACGATGACCGAGAACCCCGACACCTACGTCAACGTGCAGCAGCCACGTGGTGTGAGCTGGTGGACGGAGTGGATCCAGAAGTCCGACCAGGACGTCCAGAACGTGCTGTTGGGCAACATGACCACGACCGAGCTGCTCGAGTCGTGGGACGCGTACTGGGTCGAGAAGTACGCCTCCGAAAAGGGCTGA
- a CDS encoding aldo/keto reductase family protein, whose product MVNYRYLGNSGLKVSEITYGNWVTHASQVGDDAAVKTVHAALDAGITTFDTADTYANTAAEVVLGKALDGQRREGLEIFTKVYFPTGPKGPNDTGLSRKHILESINGSLTRLGTDYVDLYQAHRFDYETPLEETFQAFADVVRQGKALYIGVSEWTAEQLREGHALAKQLGVQLISNQPQYSMLHRVIEGKVVPASEELGISQIVWSPMAQGVLSGKYLPGQPVPDGSRATDPHSGADFIKGFLRDEILTAVQKLGPIAEQAGISMPQLAIAWVLQNKNVAAALVGASRPEQLAETVKASGVTLDADTLAAIDAALGDTVNRDPEGTYSVSPKRRLV is encoded by the coding sequence ATGGTCAACTATCGCTATCTCGGCAACAGCGGTCTCAAGGTTTCTGAGATCACCTACGGCAATTGGGTCACTCACGCATCGCAGGTCGGCGACGACGCCGCGGTGAAGACCGTGCACGCGGCACTGGATGCCGGCATCACGACGTTCGACACCGCAGACACGTACGCGAACACCGCCGCGGAGGTCGTGCTCGGCAAGGCGCTCGATGGTCAGCGCCGCGAAGGGCTCGAGATCTTCACGAAGGTCTACTTCCCGACCGGCCCCAAGGGCCCGAACGACACCGGGCTCTCCCGCAAGCACATCCTCGAGTCGATCAACGGATCGCTCACGCGCCTCGGCACCGACTACGTCGACCTCTACCAGGCGCACCGCTTCGACTACGAGACCCCGCTGGAGGAGACGTTCCAGGCGTTCGCCGACGTCGTCCGTCAGGGCAAGGCGCTGTACATCGGCGTCAGCGAGTGGACGGCAGAGCAGCTGCGCGAAGGCCACGCCCTCGCCAAGCAGTTGGGTGTGCAGCTCATCTCGAACCAGCCGCAGTACTCGATGCTGCACCGCGTGATCGAGGGCAAGGTCGTGCCGGCATCCGAAGAGCTCGGAATCTCGCAGATCGTGTGGTCGCCCATGGCGCAGGGAGTGCTCAGCGGCAAGTACCTGCCGGGTCAGCCCGTGCCCGACGGCTCGCGCGCGACCGACCCGCACAGCGGCGCCGATTTCATCAAGGGCTTCCTGCGCGATGAGATCCTCACCGCCGTGCAGAAGCTGGGGCCCATCGCCGAGCAGGCCGGTATCTCGATGCCGCAGCTCGCGATCGCGTGGGTGCTGCAGAACAAGAACGTCGCGGCGGCACTGGTCGGGGCATCCCGCCCGGAGCAGCTGGCAGAGACAGTCAAGGCATCCGGCGTGACGCTCGACGCCGACACGCTCGCCGCGATCGACGCCGCCCTCGGCGACACGGTCAACCGCGACCCGGAGGGCACGTACTCGGTTTCTCCGAAGCGCCGCCTGGTCTGA
- a CDS encoding FadR/GntR family transcriptional regulator: MGAMETALHGLRALIADGDLRPGDRLPSEGELCERLGVSRGPLREAIRTLSALGVIDTRHGSGSYVSELHAADLIKGLGLTVGLLPLDSIIELYELRRALEAHAASLAAARVDPETIARLDALLDRLEAVTDDEALSELDNEFHSAIADIAGNDALATLLDVLRSRSRAYRIFTTDDAAQIKLLSDAGHRSILRGLEARDPVAASAAAAGHVAQTEFWLRKHQAPA, translated from the coding sequence ATGGGCGCGATGGAGACGGCACTGCACGGCTTGCGTGCGTTGATCGCCGACGGTGACCTGCGCCCGGGCGACCGGCTGCCCAGCGAGGGCGAACTGTGCGAAAGGCTCGGCGTCTCGAGGGGCCCCCTGCGCGAGGCCATCCGCACCCTTTCTGCGCTCGGGGTTATCGACACCCGGCACGGATCCGGCAGCTACGTCTCCGAGCTGCACGCCGCCGATCTGATCAAGGGGCTCGGTCTCACTGTCGGCCTCCTGCCGTTGGACTCGATCATCGAGCTGTACGAGCTGCGCCGCGCTCTCGAGGCGCATGCGGCCAGCCTCGCGGCGGCCAGGGTCGACCCGGAGACGATCGCGCGACTGGACGCTCTGCTCGATCGCTTGGAGGCGGTCACGGATGACGAGGCACTCTCCGAGCTGGACAACGAGTTCCACTCCGCGATCGCCGACATCGCGGGCAATGACGCGCTGGCGACGCTGCTCGACGTGCTCCGCTCGCGCTCGCGGGCGTACCGGATCTTCACCACCGACGACGCCGCGCAGATCAAGCTGCTCTCGGACGCGGGGCACCGATCGATCCTGCGCGGGCTCGAGGCACGTGACCCGGTGGCCGCCTCGGCTGCCGCAGCCGGCCACGTCGCGCAGACCGAGTTCTGGCTGCGCAAGCATCAGGCTCCGGCGTAG
- the rbsD gene encoding D-ribose pyranase, translating into MRKTSTTINPALSRVISETGHTDLIVVTDAGLPIPPGSERIDLAYRPGAPAFFDVLDTVLAEMVVEGATVSAEIAEQSPEVLAGLRDRLPGIEIELVPHVEFKKRTHGARAFVRSGEFTPYANIILHAGVAY; encoded by the coding sequence ATGCGCAAGACGTCGACAACGATCAATCCCGCTCTCTCCCGAGTCATCAGCGAGACGGGGCACACCGATCTCATCGTCGTGACGGATGCCGGGCTGCCGATCCCTCCCGGATCTGAGCGGATCGATCTGGCCTATCGACCCGGCGCTCCGGCATTCTTCGATGTGCTCGACACCGTGCTGGCCGAGATGGTCGTCGAGGGCGCGACGGTGTCGGCCGAGATCGCGGAGCAGAGTCCAGAGGTGCTGGCCGGGCTTCGTGACCGGCTGCCGGGCATCGAGATCGAACTCGTGCCGCACGTCGAGTTCAAGAAGCGGACGCACGGCGCCCGCGCGTTCGTGCGCTCCGGCGAGTTCACCCCGTACGCGAACATCATCCTGCATGCGGGGGTGGCGTACTAG
- a CDS encoding aminotransferase class V-fold PLP-dependent enzyme — MQQPTSTIAPVQLASGMRARDAWPLDPAIIHLNHGSFGAVPTEVVEHQNGLRAQADRSPVGWFPRIAEHVADARTRVAPFVGARAEDTAFVPNASAAATVVYNSLRLAQDDEILVTDHGYGAITMGAARLARRFGAQVRAVHIPLFAPTDEVIELFRQAITGRTRLIVVDQITSPTARVLPTAEISALAREHGIRVLVDGAHAPGLVADAATVGGGDWWFGNLHKWPCAPRGSAVLVTADPDRQDLWPLIDSWGAAEPFPGRFDTQGTIDATTYISTPAAIDFIEREYTWERTRTTMRELADVGARMIADAVQPYVADDALVRLPSAVDSMRLIRLPDGLGKTREEADDLRMTLFDTVGVETAFTSFEGRGYYRLSVHLYTETSDFEAFVERCIPEILRAAEAAAS; from the coding sequence ATGCAGCAGCCGACATCCACCATCGCCCCGGTGCAGCTTGCATCCGGCATGCGAGCCCGCGATGCCTGGCCTCTGGATCCTGCGATCATCCACCTCAATCACGGCTCGTTCGGCGCCGTGCCGACAGAGGTCGTCGAGCACCAGAACGGGCTGCGCGCGCAGGCCGACCGCAGCCCGGTCGGATGGTTCCCCCGCATCGCCGAGCATGTGGCGGATGCTCGCACCAGGGTCGCCCCGTTCGTCGGCGCCCGCGCAGAGGACACCGCGTTCGTGCCGAACGCCTCGGCCGCGGCGACGGTCGTCTACAACAGTCTCCGCCTGGCCCAAGACGACGAGATCCTCGTCACCGACCACGGGTACGGCGCGATCACGATGGGGGCGGCCCGTCTCGCCCGTCGTTTCGGCGCGCAGGTGCGGGCCGTGCACATCCCGTTGTTCGCGCCCACGGACGAGGTCATCGAACTCTTCCGCCAGGCGATCACCGGCCGCACTCGCCTGATCGTCGTGGATCAGATCACCTCCCCCACCGCCCGCGTGCTTCCGACGGCCGAGATCAGCGCACTCGCTCGGGAACACGGCATCCGCGTGCTCGTCGACGGCGCGCACGCGCCGGGTCTCGTCGCCGATGCCGCGACGGTCGGCGGCGGTGACTGGTGGTTCGGCAATCTGCACAAGTGGCCGTGCGCCCCGCGCGGTTCTGCGGTGCTCGTCACGGCTGATCCCGACCGTCAAGACCTCTGGCCACTCATCGATTCGTGGGGAGCGGCTGAGCCGTTCCCCGGCCGCTTCGACACGCAGGGAACGATCGACGCGACGACGTACATCAGCACCCCTGCCGCGATCGACTTCATCGAGCGCGAGTACACCTGGGAGCGCACCCGCACCACCATGCGTGAGCTCGCCGACGTCGGTGCTCGAATGATCGCCGATGCGGTCCAGCCTTACGTCGCAGATGACGCCCTGGTGCGGCTGCCCAGCGCAGTCGACTCCATGCGGCTGATCCGTCTTCCAGACGGACTCGGCAAGACCCGCGAAGAAGCCGACGACCTGCGCATGACGCTGTTCGACACCGTCGGCGTCGAGACGGCGTTCACGAGCTTCGAGGGCCGCGGCTACTACCGGCTTTCCGTGCACCTCTACACCGAGACGAGCGACTTCGAGGCGTTCGTCGAGCGCTGCATCCCGGAGATCCTCCGTGCGGCCGAGGCCGCAGCATCCTGA
- a CDS encoding amidohydrolase family protein: MRVLDSHLHLWDPSVLDYPWLEGPLRARFAAEEIAGTIGEVGDERGFVFVQADCLEAQYLDEIDWVTSLAEQVGVRGIVAGARLDRGAATVRHLDAFAERPLVVGVRHLLQGEPDGFAATPAFRAGAAALAERGLTFDACVRGEGQLRDVIRLAAELPELRIVLDHLGKPAVGTAATPSLPSAEWANALTALAAHSQVFCKLSGLPAEARGSWSAEQTEPFFDVALEAFGPERLMVGSDWPVSAVTASGWNSGADAALDAGAIGAWADAVASWAASRAVDGDAILWRNAERFYRLS; this comes from the coding sequence ATGCGCGTTCTCGATTCACATCTGCACCTGTGGGATCCGTCCGTTCTGGACTATCCGTGGCTGGAGGGCCCGCTGCGCGCACGCTTCGCTGCGGAGGAGATCGCGGGCACGATCGGTGAGGTCGGCGACGAGCGAGGATTCGTGTTCGTGCAGGCCGACTGTCTGGAGGCGCAGTATCTCGACGAGATCGACTGGGTGACCTCACTCGCCGAGCAGGTGGGCGTGCGCGGCATCGTCGCCGGAGCCCGGCTGGATCGCGGGGCGGCGACGGTTCGCCACCTGGATGCTTTCGCTGAGCGCCCGCTCGTCGTCGGCGTGCGTCACCTGCTGCAGGGCGAGCCGGACGGGTTCGCCGCGACGCCGGCGTTCCGCGCGGGCGCCGCGGCTCTGGCCGAACGAGGCCTGACCTTCGACGCGTGTGTTCGCGGCGAGGGGCAGCTGCGTGATGTGATCCGGCTCGCGGCAGAGTTGCCGGAGCTTCGGATCGTGCTGGATCATCTCGGCAAGCCCGCGGTAGGGACGGCCGCGACACCATCATTGCCGTCTGCAGAGTGGGCGAATGCCCTGACCGCGCTCGCCGCGCACAGCCAGGTGTTCTGCAAGCTCTCCGGGCTGCCCGCCGAGGCCCGCGGGTCGTGGAGCGCCGAGCAGACGGAGCCGTTCTTCGACGTGGCGCTGGAGGCGTTCGGACCAGAGAGGCTGATGGTCGGCAGCGACTGGCCGGTGTCGGCGGTCACGGCATCCGGTTGGAACAGCGGCGCGGATGCGGCGCTGGATGCCGGGGCCATCGGCGCATGGGCGGATGCCGTGGCATCCTGGGCTGCCTCACGCGCCGTCGATGGCGACGCGATCCTCTGGAGAAACGCCGAGCGGTTCTACCGACTGAGTTAA